The following proteins come from a genomic window of Oricola thermophila:
- a CDS encoding DUF2312 domain-containing protein: MTAQDTVARDRLRAFIERIERLEEEKASIADDIKEVYGEARANGFDVKAMRKIVALRKVDPVERMEMEAVLDLYMNELGMKPGSEERQ; this comes from the coding sequence ATGACAGCACAGGACACCGTCGCGCGCGACCGGTTGCGCGCCTTTATCGAGCGGATCGAGCGTCTCGAGGAGGAGAAGGCGTCGATCGCCGACGACATCAAGGAGGTCTACGGGGAGGCGCGCGCCAACGGCTTCGACGTCAAGGCCATGCGCAAGATCGTCGCCCTTCGCAAGGTCGATCCCGTCGAGCGCATGGAGATGGAGGCCGTTCTCGACCTCTACATGAACGAGCTCGGCATGAAACCCGGCAGCGAGGAACGCCAGTGA
- a CDS encoding tyrosine-type recombinase/integrase, which yields MPRPQKGARLYFRPESRKADGTLRSAAGWFVRDGNRLLSTGCGPDDRAGAERWLADYLTRKHDPLADAGPKEEILVADIINAWLRATAAGQSRPRETAARAIRLLTHFGQMKPGEIAGKACRDYAASRPAVAGRRELEDLRAAMNWGRREGMVDAVPAIQLPQKPPRRERWLTRAEAAALLRAAWNSRQKWMGEETRRRDGKHLARFILVALYTGSRAGNVCSAAWERRDDAGWIDLEAGLYYRKPPAKRETRKRAPPVPLPARLLAHMRRWRRIDPEATWVVEWRGRPVCRVSKSFRSARAEAGLGPDVTPHVLRHTAATWLMQAGVDMWEAAGYLGMTVETLERNYGHHHPDYLRRAADAIGRNPANRTEGAA from the coding sequence ATGCCAAGGCCTCAGAAAGGCGCCCGCCTGTACTTCCGGCCCGAAAGCCGCAAGGCCGACGGAACGCTCAGGTCCGCGGCCGGATGGTTCGTCCGCGACGGCAACCGCCTCCTGTCGACTGGATGCGGCCCTGATGACCGCGCGGGCGCTGAAAGATGGCTTGCCGATTACCTGACGCGCAAGCACGACCCGCTGGCGGACGCGGGGCCGAAGGAAGAGATACTCGTCGCCGACATCATCAACGCATGGCTGCGCGCCACGGCGGCCGGCCAGTCCCGGCCGAGGGAAACGGCGGCCAGGGCGATTCGGCTGCTCACGCATTTCGGACAGATGAAACCGGGAGAGATCGCCGGGAAGGCTTGCCGGGACTACGCCGCATCCCGGCCCGCGGTCGCCGGACGCCGGGAGCTTGAGGATCTGCGCGCGGCCATGAACTGGGGCAGGCGCGAGGGGATGGTCGATGCCGTCCCGGCGATACAGCTGCCGCAGAAGCCGCCGCGACGCGAGCGATGGCTGACGCGCGCCGAGGCCGCGGCGCTGTTGCGCGCCGCCTGGAACAGCCGGCAGAAATGGATGGGAGAGGAAACGCGGCGCCGAGACGGAAAGCATTTGGCGCGCTTCATCCTGGTCGCACTCTATACCGGTTCGCGCGCCGGCAATGTCTGCTCCGCGGCATGGGAGCGCCGCGACGACGCCGGATGGATCGATCTCGAGGCCGGCCTGTATTACCGCAAGCCGCCGGCGAAGCGCGAAACCCGCAAGCGCGCGCCACCCGTCCCCCTGCCCGCCCGGTTGCTGGCCCACATGCGGCGCTGGCGCAGGATCGATCCGGAGGCGACATGGGTCGTCGAATGGCGCGGACGGCCGGTCTGCCGCGTGTCGAAGTCCTTTCGCTCGGCACGCGCCGAGGCAGGCCTCGGGCCGGACGTGACACCGCACGTCCTGCGGCACACGGCGGCGACATGGCTGATGCAGGCCGGCGTCGACATGTGGGAGGCCGCCGGCTATCTTGGCATGACCGTCGAGACGCTGGAGCGCAACTACGGCCATCACCACCCCGACTATCTCCGCCGCGCAGCGGACGCGATCGGCCGCAATCCGGCCAATCGGACAGAAGGCGCGGCATAG
- the ssb gene encoding single-stranded DNA-binding protein, with the protein MAGSVNKVILVGNLGADPDVRRLNSGEPVVNISVATSESWRDKQTGERRERTEWHRVVIFNEHLAKVAEEYLRKGSRVYIEGQLQSRKWQDQSGQDRYTTEVVLQRFRGELQLLDSSGGAQSRAESQASAYGRGGASGEDELRRQAEERTRQAQQGRGLADEMDDEIPF; encoded by the coding sequence ATGGCCGGATCCGTGAACAAGGTCATCCTCGTCGGCAATCTCGGCGCGGACCCCGATGTCCGCCGCCTGAATTCCGGCGAGCCCGTCGTCAACATATCCGTCGCGACCTCGGAGAGCTGGCGCGACAAGCAGACAGGCGAGCGCCGCGAGCGCACCGAGTGGCATCGCGTCGTCATCTTCAACGAGCATCTCGCCAAGGTCGCCGAGGAATATCTGCGCAAGGGATCGCGGGTCTACATCGAGGGGCAGTTGCAATCCCGCAAGTGGCAGGACCAGTCCGGGCAGGACCGGTACACGACCGAGGTCGTGCTGCAGCGCTTCCGCGGCGAACTGCAACTGCTCGATTCCTCCGGCGGCGCGCAGAGCCGTGCCGAGAGCCAGGCGTCGGCCTATGGCCGCGGCGGCGCGTCCGGGGAGGACGAGTTGCGTCGCCAGGCGGAGGAGAGAACCCGGCAGGCGCAACAGGGCCGCGGCCTTGCCGACGAAATGGATGACGAGATCCCGTTCTAG
- a CDS encoding autotransporter assembly complex protein TamA: MPSAAFELLGICLFGTCRQDDDQGLIAPKPYTATLEVLTDGSPDPELEKAVRNASLVWQERDKPAAGSAGLLTRAKADYRRILAALYIEARYDAEISISWNGREIADLPAGTELPDSAQLTITVRAGPPFRFGRTEIVNRAPVATTRRDRVADPAGEGFLTGAPARATAVNKAGRLATDAWRQQGYAKARVASRKVTADHNAGELNVTLEIEPGERASYGPVTVKGTERMRPSFVARQTGLAAGAEYDPDDLKRAEQRLQRLGVFSSVSLKEADRIGPDGALPFTLTVRESKLRRIGMGATVSTVDGAGLEGFWLHRNLFGRAERLRFDGRISGIGSTASFDEFDYFLGSELTLPGRFTPDTDIVIGGFFEREVLDLYSKNRGSTSVYANHFFSDELTGRIGTFVTYGEYDDVFGVRRFGVAGLEAGIEYDTRDSKLDPTSGFHARFTGKPFYEWEFGNAVGKLEAELRAYHALGAEERTVLAARLKAGTIFGASLSQIPQDELFLAGGGTSVRGYAYRGIGVDVSGGTSGGRSLLEASAEIRQDITDTIGIVGFADIGHVNNGSIPDFSGDIRIGAGIGLRYNTGLGPLRLDAAVPLNRQSGDPAFGIYAGIGQAF; this comes from the coding sequence ATGCCATCCGCCGCGTTCGAACTCCTGGGCATATGCCTCTTCGGCACATGCCGGCAAGACGACGACCAGGGCCTGATCGCCCCGAAACCCTACACTGCCACGCTGGAAGTGCTGACGGACGGCAGTCCCGACCCCGAACTGGAAAAGGCCGTGCGCAACGCCTCCCTCGTCTGGCAGGAACGCGACAAGCCGGCCGCTGGATCGGCCGGGCTGCTGACACGCGCCAAGGCCGATTACCGGCGCATCCTGGCCGCCCTCTACATCGAGGCGCGCTACGACGCCGAGATCTCGATCTCGTGGAACGGCCGCGAGATCGCCGACCTTCCCGCCGGAACCGAATTGCCGGATTCCGCGCAGCTGACGATCACGGTACGGGCCGGCCCGCCCTTCCGCTTCGGGCGTACCGAGATCGTCAACCGCGCACCCGTGGCGACGACACGCCGCGACCGCGTCGCCGACCCTGCCGGGGAAGGCTTTCTCACCGGCGCGCCAGCCCGTGCGACGGCGGTGAACAAGGCCGGGCGGCTCGCCACCGACGCATGGCGCCAGCAGGGCTATGCGAAAGCTCGCGTCGCGAGCCGGAAGGTTACCGCCGACCACAATGCCGGCGAACTCAACGTGACGCTCGAAATCGAACCCGGCGAGCGCGCCAGCTACGGCCCGGTCACGGTCAAAGGCACGGAGCGCATGCGTCCGAGCTTCGTCGCGCGCCAGACCGGACTCGCCGCGGGAGCGGAATACGATCCGGACGATCTGAAGCGGGCCGAACAGCGGCTGCAGCGCCTCGGCGTGTTCAGCTCGGTTTCCCTGAAGGAGGCCGACAGGATCGGCCCGGACGGCGCGCTGCCCTTCACGCTCACGGTGCGGGAGTCCAAGCTGCGCCGCATCGGCATGGGCGCGACCGTGTCCACCGTCGACGGTGCCGGGCTGGAAGGGTTCTGGCTGCACCGCAACCTGTTCGGGCGCGCCGAGCGGCTGCGTTTCGACGGCCGGATATCGGGCATCGGATCGACGGCGAGCTTTGACGAGTTCGACTATTTTCTCGGCAGCGAGCTCACCCTTCCCGGCCGCTTCACGCCCGATACCGACATTGTCATCGGCGGTTTCTTCGAACGCGAGGTGCTCGACCTCTACAGCAAGAACCGCGGTTCGACTTCCGTCTACGCCAACCATTTCTTCTCCGACGAACTGACCGGACGGATCGGCACCTTCGTCACCTATGGCGAGTATGACGACGTGTTCGGTGTGCGCCGCTTCGGTGTCGCCGGTCTCGAGGCAGGCATCGAATACGACACACGCGACAGCAAGCTCGACCCGACCAGCGGGTTCCATGCGCGCTTCACAGGAAAGCCGTTCTACGAATGGGAATTCGGCAACGCGGTCGGCAAGCTGGAAGCCGAACTGCGAGCCTACCACGCACTCGGCGCGGAAGAGCGGACCGTGCTCGCGGCACGGCTCAAGGCCGGGACCATATTCGGGGCCTCCCTTTCCCAGATACCGCAGGACGAACTGTTCCTGGCCGGTGGCGGCACTTCGGTGCGCGGCTATGCCTATCGCGGCATCGGGGTCGATGTATCCGGCGGCACCTCCGGCGGACGATCGCTGCTCGAAGCCTCGGCGGAGATCCGCCAGGACATAACCGACACGATCGGCATCGTCGGCTTCGCCGATATCGGCCATGTCAACAACGGCTCGATTCCCGACTTCTCCGGTGACATACGCATCGGCGCGGGAATCGGATTGCGATACAATACCGGCCTCGGACCGTTGCGACTGGACGCGGCCGTACCGCTCAACCGACAGAGCGGAGATCCGGCTTTCGGCATCTATGCGGGGATCGGACAGGCCTTCTGA
- a CDS encoding ParB N-terminal domain-containing protein, protein MVQQLRPIVVRDIDTDAVDVSRDRGEMPRLGWVRIEDLVVDDSYQRSLTDKSWRKIRSIAEKFHWSLFTAVDIAPAGDGKYAIIDGQHRTHAAALCGIEKVPCRVIIADRVVQARAFAAINGDVMNVTVWQIYKAALVAGEQWAIASRDLVASAGCRLMEYNKPSHQKKPGEVYAVNFVREWATAGEARRRAFVAALSSLLSSSSGNAAANWTNTPLSAWVGAVYVSDIEDEDRLRAVLNTIDMGELYECARRAVAARRRAGQPTCSTADELREVLVDALCGGASGRGTA, encoded by the coding sequence ATGGTGCAGCAGCTTCGGCCCATTGTCGTGCGGGACATTGATACTGACGCCGTGGACGTCTCCCGGGATCGCGGGGAAATGCCGCGGCTCGGGTGGGTTAGGATCGAGGATCTTGTGGTCGATGACTCCTACCAGCGCAGCCTGACCGACAAGTCGTGGCGCAAGATCAGGTCGATCGCGGAGAAGTTTCACTGGTCGCTCTTTACGGCCGTCGACATTGCGCCGGCAGGAGACGGGAAATACGCGATCATTGACGGACAGCATCGCACCCATGCGGCCGCATTGTGCGGCATCGAGAAGGTGCCTTGCCGCGTCATTATTGCCGACCGCGTCGTTCAGGCGCGGGCCTTCGCGGCGATCAATGGCGACGTGATGAACGTCACGGTCTGGCAGATCTACAAGGCGGCGCTGGTCGCGGGCGAACAGTGGGCGATTGCGTCTCGTGACCTGGTCGCCTCGGCCGGGTGCCGATTGATGGAATACAACAAGCCGAGCCACCAGAAGAAGCCGGGCGAGGTATACGCGGTCAACTTCGTGAGGGAGTGGGCGACAGCTGGGGAGGCTCGTCGGCGGGCTTTCGTTGCTGCCCTGTCTTCGCTCCTGAGTTCTTCGTCTGGCAACGCCGCCGCAAACTGGACGAATACCCCTCTCTCGGCGTGGGTCGGCGCTGTCTATGTGAGCGACATCGAGGACGAGGATCGTCTTCGTGCAGTCCTGAACACCATAGACATGGGAGAACTATATGAGTGCGCGAGGCGGGCTGTAGCCGCGAGGCGGAGGGCGGGGCAACCAACCTGCTCGACCGCCGACGAGTTGCGCGAGGTGCTTGTCGACGCCCTTTGCGGCGGCGCGTCGGGGCGGGGTACTGCATGA
- the dnaN gene encoding DNA polymerase III subunit beta codes for MTEFTIHRSQFLPAIAAVRAAIERRNTIPILSNALIAQADDGRIAVTATDLDIRVTATAETVSGEASREGITLPLARLYDIVNRLPEAAEIAVRAQDADATITAGRSRFRLHSLPASDFPETSPPQYDIEWKMPGRLLARAVDACLFSIGDEETRYYLNGIHFHHGGEDSEPSLVAVATNGKTLARIVIPAESFEDYGPFPAAIVPSKACRLLRQLADKAGDDPVSVAASADGWRLSADGTVIETKLIAAQYPDYRRVIPTGNDKRLGVDSRQLVEACKRISAVSDKREKAIRIDIADGAMTLNLRDMDNGEAAEDVQADLDGEPISLGVNVDYLAGTVDALDCDKTSISLRDALSPVLFEPERQPDGFSLLSVVMPMRIPS; via the coding sequence ATGACTGAATTCACCATCCACCGATCGCAATTTCTCCCGGCCATCGCCGCCGTCCGCGCCGCGATCGAGAGGCGCAATACCATACCCATACTTTCGAACGCGCTGATTGCGCAGGCCGATGACGGCCGGATTGCCGTGACGGCAACCGATCTCGACATCCGCGTGACCGCGACGGCCGAGACCGTTTCGGGAGAAGCTTCCCGGGAGGGCATAACCCTGCCGCTTGCGCGCCTCTACGACATCGTCAACCGCTTGCCCGAGGCCGCCGAGATCGCCGTCAGGGCGCAGGATGCCGATGCGACGATCACCGCAGGGCGCTCGCGCTTCAGGCTGCACAGCCTGCCCGCTTCGGATTTCCCGGAAACCTCGCCGCCGCAATACGACATCGAGTGGAAAATGCCGGGCCGCCTGCTCGCCCGCGCGGTGGACGCCTGCCTGTTCTCCATCGGGGATGAGGAAACGCGATACTACCTCAACGGCATCCATTTCCACCACGGCGGCGAGGACAGCGAGCCATCGCTGGTCGCGGTCGCAACCAACGGCAAGACGCTCGCACGCATCGTCATCCCTGCGGAAAGCTTCGAGGACTACGGCCCCTTCCCCGCCGCCATCGTTCCGTCCAAGGCATGCCGCCTGCTGCGCCAGCTTGCCGACAAGGCCGGCGACGACCCCGTGTCCGTCGCCGCCAGCGCGGACGGCTGGCGGCTTTCGGCCGATGGCACCGTCATCGAAACGAAACTGATCGCGGCCCAGTATCCGGACTATCGCCGCGTGATCCCGACCGGGAACGACAAGCGTCTCGGCGTCGACAGCCGCCAGCTCGTCGAGGCATGCAAGCGGATATCCGCCGTCTCCGACAAGCGGGAGAAGGCGATCAGGATCGATATCGCCGACGGCGCCATGACGCTCAACCTGCGCGACATGGACAATGGCGAGGCGGCGGAGGACGTCCAGGCCGACCTCGACGGCGAACCGATCTCGCTCGGTGTCAATGTCGACTACCTGGCCGGCACGGTGGACGCGCTGGATTGCGACAAGACGTCGATATCGCTGCGGGATGCATTGTCGCCGGTCCTGTTCGAGCCGGAACGCCAGCCGGACGGCTTCAGCCTTCTCTCCGTCGTCATGCCGATGAGGATCCCGTCATGA
- a CDS encoding type VI secretion system-associated protein TagO — MRVSVTIAALLLAAGSPATAAEPLRAQLEACAGENSDLDRLACYDRLSGRTPKTSVSRRGNWQVEERISKLTDDRNVFLTTFSREAVDCGRFTREPIQLHIRCMENTTALFFATHCHMTSSRYNDYGDIEYRLDRDPAGVVSAAESTDSSSLGLWSGARSIPFIKGMFGKSELVVRMTPYGESPFMATFDISGLEEQIAPLREACGW; from the coding sequence ATGAGGGTATCAGTAACGATTGCCGCGCTTCTGCTTGCTGCGGGCTCGCCGGCGACGGCGGCGGAGCCGCTTCGTGCGCAGCTCGAGGCCTGTGCGGGGGAGAATAGCGATCTCGACCGGTTGGCCTGCTATGACCGGCTTTCCGGGAGGACGCCGAAGACGAGCGTCTCGCGGCGGGGAAACTGGCAGGTGGAAGAGAGGATCTCGAAGCTGACGGATGACCGCAATGTGTTTCTGACGACGTTTTCGCGCGAGGCGGTCGATTGCGGACGGTTCACCCGTGAACCAATACAGCTGCACATACGGTGTATGGAAAACACGACGGCTCTCTTCTTTGCGACGCATTGCCACATGACTTCGAGCCGATACAACGACTACGGCGACATCGAGTACCGGTTGGACAGGGATCCTGCGGGAGTCGTCTCTGCCGCTGAATCGACGGACAGCTCGTCGCTCGGGCTGTGGAGCGGAGCGAGGTCCATACCGTTCATCAAGGGTATGTTCGGGAAATCGGAACTTGTCGTCCGCATGACGCCCTACGGGGAATCTCCGTTCATGGCGACATTCGATATCTCCGGCCTCGAGGAGCAGATCGCTCCGCTGCGCGAGGCCTGCGGCTGGTAG
- a CDS encoding type II toxin-antitoxin system HicA family toxin, whose translation MNSAELKRLLKKHGCKFENHRGGSGHQTVRRGKRKTIMPNHGSNKELPKGLVAKILKDLEIK comes from the coding sequence ATGAATTCAGCCGAACTCAAGCGGCTTTTGAAAAAGCATGGATGCAAGTTCGAAAACCATCGCGGAGGCAGCGGACATCAGACTGTCAGGCGCGGCAAAAGAAAAACAATTATGCCGAACCATGGCAGCAACAAAGAGCTTCCGAAGGGGCTCGTAGCAAAAATCCTGAAAGATCTGGAGATCAAGTGA
- a CDS encoding XRE family transcriptional regulator, translating into MARNFIQKLRKGLGMTQAELAERINADPESDITNADASLISKIELGKVRLSDKYIGPIARALDASFAELLGEDPSAKAVPNRPVVRSSVRPVPEKPSTSPAPVPVYGTAAGSAAGTLTLTTEVIEWAKRPEALAGKKDIYALYVVGTSMEPRYYAGDIVFVDPHRPPRAGDDVIVQTRDNGTDGTQAALKRYERSTATTVVTTQFNPPDTIEFPLENVKAVHRVLTRNEIAGV; encoded by the coding sequence ATGGCAAGGAACTTCATCCAGAAACTGAGAAAAGGGCTGGGGATGACCCAGGCCGAGCTGGCCGAGCGCATCAATGCGGACCCGGAGTCCGACATCACGAACGCCGACGCCTCCCTGATCAGCAAGATCGAGCTCGGCAAGGTTCGCCTGTCCGACAAGTATATCGGGCCAATCGCAAGAGCGCTCGACGCCAGTTTCGCGGAGCTTCTCGGCGAAGATCCAAGCGCAAAAGCCGTCCCGAACCGTCCGGTTGTCAGGTCATCGGTTCGCCCCGTGCCCGAGAAGCCATCAACATCGCCCGCCCCGGTGCCCGTCTACGGCACAGCAGCCGGGTCGGCCGCGGGCACGCTGACCCTGACCACGGAAGTCATCGAATGGGCCAAGCGGCCCGAGGCGCTGGCAGGCAAGAAGGATATCTACGCGCTATATGTCGTCGGAACCTCAATGGAGCCGCGCTACTATGCCGGCGACATCGTGTTCGTCGACCCGCACCGTCCGCCGCGCGCCGGCGACGACGTGATTGTACAGACGCGAGACAACGGAACGGACGGCACCCAGGCCGCACTGAAGCGCTATGAGCGCAGCACCGCGACGACCGTCGTCACGACACAGTTCAACCCGCCGGACACGATCGAGTTCCCGCTCGAAAACGTGAAGGCCGTTCACCGGGTTCTCACCCGCAACGAGATCGCGGGCGTCTGA
- a CDS encoding type II toxin-antitoxin system HicB family antitoxin, which translates to MAYWYEVTLSMDELEDGTCTWLVTAPDFPEVTTYGDTQEEACRNGLKAIEEAIAARMADGEDVPPPLTETNGKGRYVGLSALIFLKACLYMLCREQGITRAELARRLGRHRNSVDRLFILDHKSQLDQLEEAFAAIGHPLSFDIGYPAAA; encoded by the coding sequence ATGGCCTACTGGTATGAAGTAACCCTCTCAATGGATGAGTTGGAGGACGGCACTTGTACCTGGCTTGTCACCGCCCCGGATTTCCCGGAAGTGACGACTTACGGCGACACCCAAGAAGAGGCATGCCGAAACGGCCTGAAGGCGATCGAAGAGGCTATTGCCGCCCGCATGGCGGACGGAGAAGACGTTCCGCCACCGCTCACGGAAACAAACGGAAAAGGCCGTTACGTCGGGCTGTCGGCACTGATCTTTCTCAAGGCATGCCTCTACATGCTTTGCCGCGAACAGGGCATAACACGCGCGGAATTGGCCCGACGGCTGGGGCGGCATCGCAACTCTGTCGACCGGCTGTTCATTTTGGACCACAAGTCTCAACTGGATCAGCTGGAAGAGGCGTTTGCAGCTATCGGGCATCCACTATCCTTCGATATAGGCTACCCCGCAGCGGCGTAG
- a CDS encoding helix-turn-helix transcriptional regulator: protein MCNDTPAAEVVLYSCRNKPTLTFSENQTPMRAGKYVAECIPERMLALNLTHYTLSRPISRYAVFPTTSRFISARERTVTGKAGVQLRPKRGATFCNSTQHGFVIKLPQRETKSENQPMAQNAAPARELPLSNFADRISECKTNYDILRLVRELVQAHRFGHFLIARLPEPGESKITAISIVSNWPSEMVAAFDENGLLAKCPVIHASRKSTRPYIWRAGESDPQSPVLSDNDYVDLFGRFGIKMSVTIPVQQASGQRGIVSLSGNRETPSEAELMEISYYANLVYAQIAEIGDTGSGLENLLSARERECLQWTSSGKTSQEIAAILKLSEHTVNHYLSAACHKLGATNRAHAVAKAIRAGLLD from the coding sequence ATGTGCAACGACACTCCGGCTGCGGAAGTCGTGCTGTATTCATGCCGTAATAAACCGACGCTCACCTTTTCCGAAAATCAAACACCAATGCGCGCGGGCAAATACGTCGCGGAATGCATTCCGGAGCGAATGCTAGCCTTGAATTTGACACATTATACTCTTAGCCGCCCCATTAGCCGTTATGCTGTATTTCCTACAACTTCGCGTTTCATTTCCGCGCGTGAGCGTACCGTTACCGGCAAGGCCGGTGTGCAGTTACGCCCAAAGCGCGGGGCAACCTTTTGCAATTCAACTCAGCACGGTTTCGTAATCAAATTGCCACAGCGCGAAACAAAGTCGGAAAATCAACCTATGGCGCAAAATGCAGCCCCCGCCCGCGAGCTTCCCCTATCGAATTTCGCGGATCGCATCTCCGAGTGCAAAACCAACTACGACATACTTCGTCTGGTGCGGGAGTTGGTCCAAGCCCATCGTTTCGGGCACTTCCTGATCGCACGCCTTCCGGAACCGGGTGAAAGCAAGATCACCGCGATCTCCATCGTGAGCAACTGGCCGTCCGAGATGGTAGCGGCCTTTGACGAAAACGGACTTCTTGCGAAATGCCCGGTGATCCACGCGTCGCGGAAGAGCACCCGGCCGTACATATGGAGAGCAGGCGAAAGCGACCCGCAATCGCCAGTTCTTTCCGACAACGACTACGTGGATCTGTTCGGTCGCTTCGGGATCAAAATGAGCGTCACGATCCCGGTCCAGCAGGCATCGGGCCAGCGCGGTATCGTGAGCCTGTCCGGCAATCGCGAAACGCCGTCGGAAGCCGAACTGATGGAGATCAGCTACTATGCCAACCTGGTGTACGCGCAGATCGCCGAAATCGGGGACACGGGATCGGGGCTGGAAAACCTGTTGAGCGCGCGCGAACGCGAATGCCTGCAATGGACATCCAGCGGCAAGACCAGCCAGGAAATCGCCGCGATCCTCAAGCTCTCCGAACACACGGTCAATCACTACCTGAGCGCCGCGTGCCACAAGCTCGGCGCGACGAACCGCGCCCATGCGGTTGCCAAGGCGATCCGGGCGGGTCTGCTGGACTGA